From Variovorax sp. J2L1-78, the proteins below share one genomic window:
- a CDS encoding dihydrodipicolinate synthase family protein produces the protein MTFPVTGVGGIWPATLTPFAPGGAIDDAALTAHVGEVASTPGVRAVVVNGHAGETSSLNRAERAHVVRLAVQAAGPVPVVAGVVAEDPRDACALAVDAAEAGASALLLFPPAMFGSGAALRPEMILRYVQDVASASSLPIVLFQLSRASNQAFSVEMLVRLCTEVPQIVAIKDGSDVPELYEDSLRALRTLDRPVSMLSSNNGWLFASLTYGADGILSGIGSVVAPLLVEMHEAVAAGQLDAARAVNDRLVPLCRVFYRAPYLDIHNRMKTALHLLGRLPHPAPRLPLLPIGDDEAQRIRAALVAAGLLDGTR, from the coding sequence ATGACCTTCCCTGTGACCGGCGTCGGCGGCATCTGGCCCGCCACCCTGACCCCCTTCGCCCCTGGTGGCGCCATCGACGACGCCGCGCTCACCGCCCATGTCGGCGAGGTCGCTTCCACGCCCGGCGTGCGTGCCGTGGTGGTCAACGGCCATGCCGGCGAAACCTCGTCGCTGAACCGCGCGGAGCGGGCGCATGTCGTGCGGCTGGCCGTGCAGGCGGCGGGCCCCGTGCCGGTGGTGGCCGGCGTCGTCGCCGAAGACCCGCGCGACGCCTGCGCGCTGGCGGTCGATGCGGCTGAGGCCGGCGCCTCGGCGCTCTTGCTCTTCCCGCCGGCGATGTTCGGTAGCGGTGCCGCGCTGCGGCCCGAGATGATCCTGCGCTACGTGCAGGACGTGGCCAGCGCGTCGTCGCTGCCCATCGTGCTGTTCCAGCTGTCGCGCGCGTCGAACCAGGCGTTTTCGGTGGAGATGCTGGTGCGGCTGTGCACCGAAGTGCCGCAGATCGTCGCGATCAAGGACGGCAGCGACGTGCCTGAGCTGTACGAAGACAGCCTGCGCGCCCTGCGCACGCTCGACCGCCCGGTGAGCATGCTGTCCAGCAACAACGGCTGGCTCTTTGCGTCGCTCACCTACGGTGCCGACGGTATCCTGTCGGGCATCGGCAGCGTGGTCGCGCCGCTGCTGGTCGAGATGCACGAGGCCGTCGCGGCCGGCCAGCTCGATGCCGCACGGGCCGTGAACGACCGGCTGGTGCCGCTGTGCCGCGTGTTCTATCGCGCGCCGTACCTCGACATCCACAACCGCATGAAGACCGCGCTACACCTGCTCGGCCGCCTGCCGCATCCGGCGCCGCGGCTGCCGCTGCTGCCGATCGGCGACGACGAGGCGCAGCGCATCCGCGCCGCGCTGGTCGCGGCCGGCCTGCTCGACGGCACCCGCTGA
- a CDS encoding acyl-CoA dehydrogenase family protein produces MTQFYTEDQTSVRDTARRFAENEILPRAAAIDREDAFDRTLYRGMAELGLFGVSLPEPSGGSGLDTVSLCLVMEELARCSAAIGNAFAIPVEAALFLHHHGNASQKALIPGILDGSIVFATAMTEPDFGSDAASIQTTARATDDGWVLNGTKAWVTLGGVADRIMVFARTGKEAGHKSMSCFLVDTSSPGVARGKNEELLGMHGLEDCQIVLQDVHVPKDALIGAENMAFKTAMGNFNFSRLLMSSMALGMAQAAMEDAVAYATTRRQFGESIMNFQAIQFMVADMSTDIAAARLLIHHASRVFDAGLPYAKEAAHAKLFTTDMAMKHVSNALQVHGGNGYSRDYRIERIFRDVRLAQIYEGTNQIQRIIIAKQVEKELA; encoded by the coding sequence ATGACCCAGTTCTATACCGAAGACCAGACCTCGGTGCGCGACACCGCGCGCCGCTTCGCCGAAAACGAGATCCTGCCGCGCGCCGCCGCGATCGACCGCGAAGACGCCTTCGACCGCACGCTCTACCGCGGCATGGCCGAACTCGGCCTGTTCGGCGTCAGTCTGCCCGAGCCGTCGGGCGGCTCGGGCCTGGACACGGTCAGCCTCTGCCTCGTGATGGAAGAGCTGGCGCGCTGCTCGGCCGCCATCGGCAACGCCTTCGCGATCCCCGTGGAGGCCGCGCTGTTCCTGCACCACCACGGCAACGCGTCGCAGAAGGCGCTGATCCCCGGCATCCTCGACGGATCGATCGTGTTCGCCACCGCCATGACCGAGCCCGATTTCGGCTCCGACGCCGCCAGCATCCAGACCACGGCCCGCGCGACCGACGACGGCTGGGTGCTCAACGGCACCAAGGCCTGGGTCACGCTGGGCGGCGTGGCCGACCGCATCATGGTCTTCGCGCGCACCGGCAAGGAAGCCGGCCACAAGTCGATGAGCTGCTTCCTGGTCGACACGTCGTCGCCCGGCGTCGCCCGCGGCAAGAACGAAGAGCTGCTGGGCATGCACGGCCTGGAGGACTGCCAGATCGTGCTGCAGGACGTGCACGTGCCCAAAGACGCCCTGATAGGCGCCGAGAACATGGCCTTCAAGACGGCCATGGGCAACTTCAACTTCAGCCGCCTCTTGATGTCGTCGATGGCGCTGGGCATGGCGCAGGCCGCGATGGAAGACGCGGTGGCCTACGCCACCACGCGCCGCCAGTTCGGCGAGTCGATCATGAACTTCCAGGCCATCCAGTTCATGGTGGCCGACATGTCGACCGACATCGCCGCCGCGCGGCTGCTCATCCATCACGCGTCGCGCGTGTTCGACGCCGGCCTGCCCTACGCCAAGGAAGCGGCGCACGCCAAGCTCTTCACCACCGACATGGCGATGAAGCACGTGTCGAACGCGCTGCAGGTGCACGGCGGCAACGGCTACTCGCGCGATTACCGCATCGAGCGCATCTTCCGCGACGTGCGCCTGGCGCAGATCTACGAAGGCACCAACCAGATCCAGCGCATCATCATCGCGAAGCAGGTCGAGAAGGAACTGGCCTGA
- a CDS encoding tautomerase family protein yields the protein MPYVEVLAPRAAAAAKRQLTDAVTDGIVRGFEVEPSTVTIYFLALGTDDYAHAGEFGLPPAGARVFVKVHAYRRNPDQRRAVAEAMTPALAACFDTPAHNVAIYFLDRARDEVAHEGHLASDEALDTSTTP from the coding sequence ATGCCCTATGTCGAAGTCCTGGCGCCACGCGCCGCCGCCGCCGCAAAGCGCCAACTGACCGACGCCGTGACCGACGGCATCGTGCGCGGTTTCGAGGTCGAGCCATCGACCGTGACGATCTATTTCTTGGCCCTAGGCACCGACGACTACGCGCACGCCGGCGAATTCGGCCTGCCGCCCGCCGGTGCCCGCGTCTTCGTCAAGGTGCACGCCTACCGCCGCAACCCCGACCAGCGCCGCGCCGTCGCGGAGGCGATGACGCCGGCGCTCGCCGCCTGCTTCGACACGCCCGCCCACAACGTTGCCATCTACTTCCTCGACCGCGCGCGCGACGAGGTCGCGCACGAAGGCCACCTGGCCAGCGACGAAGCCCTCGACACATCGACCACGCCATGA
- a CDS encoding LacI family DNA-binding transcriptional regulator — protein MTVTLRDVARAADVSIATASRALAGSSLINHATQKHVVQVAAAIGYRTNTVARALKTRKSRLIGLTVHNLENASFRVLASVVQARMQALGYQVILSISNDDAEQEREILKTLVDHSVDGLIAVPTGSNSAPLLAMEHADIPVICAVRRVAGASLESILAADMEGAYTGTQHLLGLGHRRIGLIVGPSDTTSGKERLAGYTRAMQEAGLPVDPALIHRGRYLPETGVAGGNALLSLAEPPTALFVANHESSVGVLRVISERGLSIPADLSLLFYEDSPWFEWQRPAISVVDSGAADIANLAVDRLMSRLGGVANSGREYRIGSRLVERASCRALPTS, from the coding sequence GTGACCGTCACCCTGCGCGACGTGGCGCGTGCCGCCGACGTCTCCATCGCCACCGCCTCGCGCGCCCTGGCGGGCTCCAGCCTGATCAACCACGCCACGCAGAAGCACGTGGTGCAGGTCGCTGCGGCCATCGGCTACCGCACCAACACGGTGGCCCGCGCACTGAAGACGCGCAAGTCGCGCCTCATCGGCCTGACCGTCCACAACCTCGAAAACGCCTCCTTCCGCGTGCTCGCCTCGGTGGTGCAGGCGCGCATGCAGGCACTCGGCTACCAGGTCATCCTCAGCATCAGCAACGACGATGCCGAGCAGGAACGCGAAATCCTCAAGACGCTCGTCGACCACAGCGTCGACGGCCTGATCGCCGTGCCCACCGGCAGCAACAGCGCGCCGCTGCTGGCCATGGAACACGCCGACATCCCGGTCATCTGCGCGGTGCGCCGCGTGGCGGGCGCCTCGCTCGAATCGATCCTCGCGGCCGACATGGAAGGCGCCTACACCGGCACGCAGCACCTGCTGGGCCTGGGGCACCGGCGCATCGGCCTGATCGTGGGTCCTTCGGACACGACCTCGGGCAAGGAACGTCTGGCGGGCTACACCCGGGCCATGCAGGAAGCGGGCCTGCCCGTGGACCCCGCCCTCATCCACCGCGGCCGCTACCTCCCCGAAACCGGCGTGGCCGGCGGCAACGCCCTGCTGTCGCTCGCCGAGCCACCCACCGCGCTCTTCGTGGCGAACCACGAATCGTCGGTCGGCGTGCTGCGCGTGATCTCCGAACGCGGCCTGTCGATTCCCGCCGACCTGTCGCTGCTCTTCTACGAAGACTCGCCCTGGTTCGAGTGGCAGCGCCCCGCCATCAGCGTGGTCGACAGCGGCGCGGCCGACATAGCCAACCTCGCGGTCGACCGCCTCATGTCCCGCCTCGGCGGCGTCGCCAACAGCGGGCGCGAATACCGCATCGGCTCGCGGCTCGTCGAGCGCGCCTCCTGCCGGGCCCTGCCCACGTCCTGA
- a CDS encoding acyl CoA:acetate/3-ketoacid CoA transferase encodes MIHCITPDEAAALLKDGDMVLAGGNGGSGVPEAVFEAIERRWLAGDGPHGITLFHITGVGALTEKGLCHFAHKGLVQRVIGGNFGMQLPFMKLVLDQALEAYNFPQGVMTHLCRAMAGRQPGVLTHVGLETYMDPRQDGGRMNARTTEKLVELVNIGGKDYLFYRAPGVPSVALIRGTSADEDGYVSMEHEATAREDLSMAQAVHNAGGTVICQVKRLVKRGTLHPHMVKIPGFLIDHFVVQPDQMQTYTTQYDPARCGETIVPSSSIPPDPMDARRVVARRAAFELRPRDVVNLGVGISAMIPNVAAEEGIDEMITLTVESGAVGGVPGHAREFGTSVNPRVILDQSYQFDFYDGGGLSCAFLSFAQVDRHGNVNVTRFGKRYDGAGGFINITQNTKRLVFNGSLTGGDFDIGVADGGLAIRRDGKFKKFVLEVDQISFSGHLARERGQRVTFVTDRAVFEMEADGIVLTEIAPGVRLQEDVLDQIGFPIRISETLKTMDARIFRPGPMGMRDAFMAQAPRHIEVPAS; translated from the coding sequence ATGATCCACTGCATCACCCCCGACGAAGCCGCCGCCCTGCTCAAGGACGGCGACATGGTGCTGGCCGGCGGCAACGGCGGCTCGGGCGTGCCCGAGGCGGTGTTCGAGGCGATCGAACGCCGCTGGCTCGCCGGCGACGGCCCGCACGGCATCACCCTCTTCCACATCACCGGCGTGGGTGCGCTCACCGAAAAGGGCCTGTGCCACTTCGCGCACAAGGGCCTGGTGCAGCGCGTGATCGGCGGCAACTTCGGCATGCAGTTGCCCTTCATGAAGCTGGTGCTCGACCAGGCGCTGGAGGCCTACAACTTCCCGCAGGGCGTGATGACGCACCTGTGCCGCGCCATGGCCGGCCGGCAACCCGGCGTGCTGACGCACGTGGGCCTGGAAACCTACATGGACCCGCGCCAGGACGGCGGCCGCATGAACGCGCGCACCACCGAGAAGCTGGTGGAGCTGGTCAACATCGGCGGCAAGGACTACCTCTTCTACCGCGCGCCCGGCGTGCCGTCGGTGGCCCTCATCCGCGGCACCTCGGCCGACGAAGACGGCTACGTCAGCATGGAACACGAAGCCACCGCGCGCGAAGACCTGTCGATGGCGCAGGCCGTGCACAACGCCGGCGGCACCGTGATCTGCCAGGTCAAGCGCCTCGTCAAGCGCGGCACGCTGCATCCGCACATGGTGAAGATCCCCGGCTTCCTGATCGACCACTTCGTGGTGCAGCCCGACCAGATGCAGACGTACACGACGCAGTACGACCCGGCGCGCTGCGGCGAGACGATCGTGCCGAGTTCGAGCATTCCGCCCGACCCGATGGACGCCCGCCGCGTGGTGGCGCGCCGCGCCGCCTTCGAGCTGCGCCCGCGCGACGTGGTCAACCTCGGCGTCGGCATCTCGGCCATGATCCCCAACGTCGCGGCCGAGGAAGGCATCGACGAGATGATCACGCTCACCGTCGAGTCGGGCGCGGTCGGCGGCGTGCCGGGCCATGCGCGCGAGTTCGGCACGTCGGTCAACCCGCGGGTCATCCTCGACCAGTCGTACCAGTTCGACTTCTACGACGGCGGCGGCCTCTCCTGCGCCTTCCTGTCCTTCGCGCAGGTCGACCGGCACGGCAACGTCAACGTCACCCGCTTCGGCAAGCGCTACGACGGCGCGGGCGGCTTCATCAACATCACGCAGAACACCAAGCGGCTGGTGTTCAACGGCTCGCTGACCGGCGGCGATTTCGACATCGGCGTGGCCGATGGCGGGCTGGCCATCCGGCGCGACGGCAAGTTCAAGAAGTTCGTGCTCGAGGTCGACCAGATCAGCTTCTCCGGCCACCTGGCGCGCGAGCGCGGCCAGCGCGTCACCTTCGTCACGGACCGCGCCGTGTTCGAGATGGAAGCCGACGGCATCGTGCTGACCGAGATCGCCCCGGGCGTGCGGCTGCAGGAAGACGTGCTCGACCAGATCGGCTTCCCCATCCGCATCAGCGAGACCTTGAAGACCATGGACGCGCGCATCTTCCGGCCCGGGCCGATGGGCATGCGCGACGCCTTCATGGCGCAGGCGCCGCGCCACATCGAGGTGCCCGCGTCATGA
- a CDS encoding MaoC family dehydratase: MSDIYFDDVVVGATFETPTHAITAADIARFCDLTRDHHPLHTDADYAGSRGFGGVIAHGLYGLALMEGLKTELELYQNSSIASLGWDRVRFLRPVIAGDVVRVGFEFTEKRTSSRPGRGIVIETLRLLNQRDEIVIEAQHSALLACRVDAAS; this comes from the coding sequence ATGAGCGACATCTACTTCGACGACGTGGTCGTCGGCGCCACGTTCGAGACGCCGACGCACGCCATCACCGCCGCCGACATCGCACGCTTCTGCGACCTCACGCGCGACCACCATCCGCTGCACACCGATGCCGACTACGCCGGCTCGCGCGGCTTCGGCGGCGTCATCGCACATGGCTTGTACGGCCTCGCGCTCATGGAAGGCCTGAAGACCGAACTCGAGCTTTACCAGAACAGCTCGATCGCCTCGCTCGGCTGGGATCGGGTGCGGTTCTTGCGACCGGTGATCGCAGGCGACGTGGTGCGCGTGGGCTTCGAATTCACCGAGAAGCGCACGTCATCGCGGCCCGGCCGCGGCATCGTGATCGAGACGTTGCGGCTGCTCAACCAGCGCGACGAGATCGTCATCGAGGCACAGCACAGCGCGCTGCTGGCGTGCCGCGTCGACGCGGCGTCCTGA
- a CDS encoding DUF3857 domain-containing transglutaminase family protein, with protein MTFGRRTSFSTLAALALASATAPQAQTTPAAIAFTTGVSHDKRYITYTVERDGTYVKDVELIRLVENDAGVRSEGQQTVPYSASLQALEIVHARVITAKGETIEVPAASILDQQPYLSQGAPAFSDVVSKAIVFPQVSPGARTSVHYRITQKKPLLQGHFSAIEYASVHDVRRDVTYTVIAPADMPMQVTGIDFPIVKTTLPDGRIQWRAHTTNTVAVPHDVGSVATGDYSQRFVATSVPSGEALAQAYRSLAGERSQPTPQVKALAQSLTQGINDPEEQTRALYDWVRINIRYVAIFLERGGWQPHAVDDILSAGYGDCKDKATLLSALLEAKGIASTPVLINAGSSYWMPEVTVPQAFNHMITYVPSLNLYLDATDRWAPFGILSLGDVNKRVLHLADGSWNETPSPTFTATLRHRVSTAADSRVTGHLELTGTGAQQTGLGQALAAMQSLPDATLMAPLLSQMQVRGEGRLQRTNTDARGPLSLVFDYWGVGPMELPGPGAARLPTSPFMLVPLPIAVYQTPRRFPFVCPTTSLREEFELDFPPTLKVLSNFAPLELESESEGARLRYRASARQEGTRIVVTREFTADRLKVICTPDDQRRWQPLIEAAQRNIRSQMLYE; from the coding sequence ATGACCTTCGGCAGACGCACTTCTTTTTCTACCCTGGCAGCACTGGCCCTCGCCTCAGCGACCGCACCCCAGGCCCAGACGACCCCGGCGGCCATCGCCTTCACGACGGGCGTCAGCCACGACAAGCGCTATATCACCTACACGGTCGAGCGCGACGGCACCTATGTCAAGGACGTCGAGCTGATTCGCCTGGTCGAGAACGACGCCGGCGTGCGCTCCGAGGGCCAGCAGACCGTGCCCTACAGCGCGAGCCTGCAAGCGCTCGAGATCGTACATGCGCGCGTCATCACGGCCAAGGGTGAAACCATCGAGGTCCCTGCTGCGTCCATCCTCGATCAACAGCCCTACCTCTCGCAAGGCGCGCCTGCCTTCAGCGACGTTGTTTCCAAGGCGATTGTCTTCCCCCAGGTCAGCCCGGGAGCCCGCACCTCGGTCCACTACCGAATTACCCAGAAGAAGCCGCTGCTGCAGGGCCATTTCAGCGCCATCGAATACGCGTCGGTGCACGACGTCCGCAGAGACGTCACCTACACCGTCATCGCGCCGGCGGACATGCCGATGCAGGTGACGGGTATCGACTTCCCCATCGTCAAGACCACGTTGCCGGACGGCCGCATCCAGTGGCGCGCGCACACGACCAACACTGTGGCGGTGCCGCACGACGTGGGCAGCGTCGCCACTGGCGACTACAGTCAGCGCTTCGTTGCGACCAGCGTCCCCTCAGGCGAGGCGCTGGCCCAGGCCTACCGCAGCCTCGCCGGCGAGCGGAGTCAGCCGACCCCCCAGGTGAAGGCACTGGCCCAGTCGCTGACGCAGGGCATCAACGACCCCGAAGAACAGACCCGCGCCTTGTACGACTGGGTACGTATCAACATACGCTATGTCGCCATCTTCCTGGAACGCGGCGGCTGGCAGCCGCATGCGGTGGACGACATCCTGTCGGCCGGCTACGGCGATTGCAAGGACAAGGCGACCTTACTCAGTGCCCTGCTCGAAGCCAAGGGGATCGCCAGCACACCCGTGCTCATCAATGCCGGCAGCAGCTACTGGATGCCCGAGGTGACTGTGCCGCAGGCGTTCAACCACATGATCACCTACGTGCCGTCACTGAATCTGTACCTCGACGCCACCGATCGCTGGGCACCTTTCGGCATTCTTTCCCTGGGTGATGTGAACAAGCGCGTGCTGCATCTGGCCGACGGGAGCTGGAACGAAACACCGAGCCCGACATTCACTGCAACGCTGCGCCATCGCGTGAGTACAGCCGCCGATTCCCGCGTGACTGGCCATCTCGAGTTGACCGGCACTGGAGCGCAGCAAACGGGCTTGGGCCAGGCACTGGCTGCCATGCAGTCGCTCCCGGATGCGACGCTGATGGCGCCGTTGCTCAGCCAGATGCAGGTGAGGGGCGAAGGCAGACTGCAGCGCACCAACACCGATGCCCGCGGGCCGCTCTCGCTGGTGTTCGACTACTGGGGCGTCGGTCCGATGGAACTGCCAGGGCCGGGCGCCGCCCGTCTGCCGACCTCTCCGTTCATGCTCGTGCCATTGCCCATCGCGGTTTACCAAACGCCGCGCCGCTTTCCTTTCGTCTGCCCCACCACGTCGCTGCGAGAGGAGTTCGAGCTGGACTTTCCGCCCACGCTCAAGGTCCTGAGCAACTTCGCGCCGCTGGAACTGGAGTCGGAAAGCGAGGGTGCGCGCCTGCGCTACCGCGCCTCGGCCCGGCAGGAAGGCACGCGCATCGTCGTGACACGGGAATTCACCGCCGATCGCCTGAAGGTAATCTGCACACCTGACGACCAGCGGCGCTGGCAGCCCTTGATCGAAGCCGCACAGCGCAACATCCGGTCGCAGATGTTGTACGAGTGA
- a CDS encoding LysR family transcriptional regulator produces the protein MSDPQFRSLINLRQLEVLRAVMRCRTTIGAAEELGMSQPAVSNAIKLAETKLGIALFDRVSNRLVPTADAQILMADAEPLFVVHEAVQRKAWDLRTGRAGVLRIHATAELSQYLVPSVLALFMAEHPDVQVTIESVRMDALLEGVESGSADVGIAMKPPARPNLAREVLVEAEMMCITPKGHELANLPVLTPFDLRGRRIVGPGPASPLGAMIAQAFERSSDHYHPDIEARFANVVSPVVARGLGIGFVDELTARYAKEPGFDVHRFRPRVAVPVCGLFLRDKPRARLAQAFMTHALQYMQAQIGRPDDQEDDLVAG, from the coding sequence ATGTCCGACCCGCAATTCCGCTCCCTCATCAACCTGCGCCAGCTCGAGGTGTTGCGTGCGGTGATGCGCTGTCGCACCACCATCGGCGCGGCCGAAGAGCTGGGCATGTCGCAGCCGGCGGTGAGCAACGCGATCAAGCTGGCCGAGACCAAGCTGGGCATCGCGCTGTTCGACCGCGTGAGCAACCGCCTGGTGCCCACGGCCGACGCGCAGATCCTCATGGCCGATGCCGAGCCGCTCTTCGTGGTGCACGAAGCCGTGCAGCGCAAGGCCTGGGACCTGCGCACCGGCCGCGCGGGCGTGCTGCGCATCCACGCGACGGCCGAGCTGTCGCAGTACCTCGTGCCATCGGTGCTGGCGCTGTTCATGGCCGAACACCCCGACGTGCAGGTCACCATCGAATCGGTGCGCATGGACGCGCTGCTCGAAGGCGTGGAAAGCGGCAGCGCCGACGTCGGCATCGCCATGAAGCCACCGGCGCGGCCCAACCTCGCGCGCGAGGTGCTGGTCGAAGCCGAGATGATGTGCATCACGCCCAAGGGCCACGAACTTGCGAACCTGCCGGTGCTCACGCCCTTCGACCTGCGCGGGCGGCGCATCGTGGGGCCGGGGCCGGCGAGCCCGCTGGGCGCGATGATCGCGCAGGCCTTCGAGCGATCGTCCGACCACTATCACCCCGACATCGAGGCGCGCTTCGCCAACGTCGTGAGCCCGGTGGTGGCGCGCGGGCTGGGCATCGGCTTCGTGGACGAGCTCACCGCGCGCTATGCGAAGGAGCCGGGCTTCGACGTGCACCGCTTCCGGCCGCGCGTGGCGGTGCCGGTGTGCGGCCTGTTCCTGCGCGACAAGCCCCGCGCCCGGCTGGCGCAGGCCTTCATGACGCATGCGCTGCAGTACATGCAGGCGCAGATCGGGCGACCCGACGACCAAGAAGACGATTTGGTCGCGGGCTGA
- a CDS encoding amino acid ABC transporter permease — protein sequence MFNVDAFLSYLVNPYLLGGVGITIGLTITTILIGLVLALPLALASMSTNNLLRAPAKFYIWIFRGTPLLVQIVIIYTGLPQLGVRFDVLTSAILALSLNEAAYLSETIRAGFSAVAKGQIEAAKALSLSKMATLRLVTLPQVIRIIIPPLGNSVNGLLKATSLASVISMEELMRRSQVLMQAKFEVLELYCVAAVFYLVLTSLWDVVQRRLEKHYGKGYAPTEKKTNVVRTPAAA from the coding sequence GTGTTCAACGTCGATGCCTTCCTGTCCTACCTGGTCAACCCCTACCTCCTGGGTGGGGTCGGGATCACGATCGGGTTGACGATCACCACCATCCTCATCGGCCTGGTCCTCGCGCTGCCGCTGGCGCTCGCGAGCATGTCCACCAACAATCTGCTGCGCGCGCCGGCCAAGTTCTACATCTGGATCTTCCGCGGTACGCCGCTGCTGGTGCAGATCGTGATCATCTACACCGGCCTGCCGCAGCTGGGCGTGCGCTTCGACGTGCTGACCTCCGCCATCCTGGCGCTGAGTCTCAACGAAGCGGCCTACCTGTCGGAGACCATCCGTGCCGGCTTCTCGGCCGTCGCCAAGGGGCAGATCGAGGCCGCCAAGGCGCTGAGCCTGTCGAAGATGGCGACGCTGCGGCTGGTCACGCTGCCGCAGGTGATCCGCATCATCATCCCGCCGCTCGGCAACTCGGTGAACGGCCTGCTGAAGGCCACGTCGCTGGCGTCCGTCATCTCGATGGAAGAGCTGATGCGCCGCAGCCAGGTGCTGATGCAGGCCAAATTCGAAGTGCTCGAGCTTTACTGCGTGGCCGCCGTCTTCTACCTGGTACTGACCTCGCTGTGGGACGTGGTGCAACGCCGCCTGGAGAAGCACTATGGCAAGGGTTATGCGCCGACGGAAAAGAAGACGAACGTGGTGCGCACGCCGGCTGCGGCCTGA
- a CDS encoding ABC transporter substrate-binding protein, with protein sequence MQCSKLALALFLGAAFSASALAQTCTPKVGAEHLVSAGKLQMSINPTLPPQQFVDEKGELQGLNVELGKAIAKKLCLEPVFIRMDMPPMIPALQAGRFDMINTGMFWTEERSKLMFMIPYGQQAMSIYTVPSSTFKITKFDDLAGHVVGIETGTYQERKSREYNADMVARGLKPIDFRTFMTASETTAALRAGQLEAGINIDETAANFVERGIAKVWLSGINGTDITVTYRDKTTALAAAAALNELKADGTYDKLFDKFKMTRLKDTTFAIRGPGPAPK encoded by the coding sequence ATGCAATGCTCCAAACTGGCTCTTGCGCTCTTCCTCGGCGCCGCGTTCTCGGCTTCGGCCCTGGCCCAGACCTGCACGCCCAAGGTCGGTGCCGAACACCTGGTGTCTGCCGGCAAGCTGCAGATGTCGATCAACCCCACGCTGCCGCCGCAGCAGTTCGTCGACGAGAAGGGTGAACTGCAGGGGCTGAACGTCGAACTCGGCAAGGCCATCGCGAAGAAGCTGTGCCTCGAGCCCGTCTTCATCCGCATGGACATGCCCCCGATGATCCCGGCGCTGCAGGCCGGCCGCTTCGACATGATCAACACCGGCATGTTCTGGACGGAAGAGCGTTCCAAGCTGATGTTCATGATCCCCTACGGCCAGCAGGCGATGAGCATCTACACCGTGCCCAGCAGCACCTTCAAGATCACCAAGTTCGACGACCTCGCAGGCCACGTCGTCGGCATCGAGACGGGCACCTACCAGGAACGCAAGTCGCGCGAGTACAACGCCGACATGGTCGCGCGCGGCCTGAAGCCGATCGACTTCCGCACCTTCATGACGGCCTCCGAAACCACGGCCGCCCTGCGCGCCGGCCAGCTCGAAGCCGGCATCAACATCGACGAGACCGCAGCGAACTTCGTCGAGCGCGGCATCGCCAAGGTGTGGCTGAGCGGCATCAACGGCACCGACATCACCGTGACCTACCGCGACAAGACGACGGCCCTGGCCGCCGCCGCCGCACTCAACGAACTGAAGGCCGACGGCACCTACGACAAGCTCTTCGACAAGTTCAAGATGACGCGGCTGAAGGACACGACCTTCGCCATCCGCGGCCCCGGCCCGGCGCCGAAGTAA